One region of Rhodothermus profundi genomic DNA includes:
- a CDS encoding carboxypeptidase M32, translating into MNRPALFSEHPALSRLCAHLARIADVRAAAALLEWDQETYMPSGATGVRAEQLSTLHRLAHEWFISEETGVLLEAAAAAVSGWPPDDLAVRLVAVVREDYDRARRLPPELVAALARTETEAREAWKQARQENNYMLFAPYLEQLLNLNREKAEALGYEAHPYDALLEQYEPGMTTADVQRLFEQLRAHLVPLVQELGGQSQPAHAFLHRHVDAERQWKLNRMLLEVVGFDLQRGRLDASVHPFSTGIAISDVRLTTRIDPHDFTSGLFATLHEAGHGLYEQGIDPALERTPLADGASLGLHESQSRLWENLIGRSLPFWEYFFPHLQRLLEGVLDDVSLEAFYRAINRVQPSLIRVEADEVTYNLHILLRFELELALLEDSLSVQDLPEAWNDRMQCYLGLRPVTFREGVLQDIHWSQGAFGYFPTYTLGNLMSAQLWEALEQEIADVAVYIRRGDFHPVLAWLRQQIHRYGRAWKAPVLLQQATGNQLRVEPWLAYIRKKYQALYPTASVSWS; encoded by the coding sequence ATGAACAGACCTGCGCTTTTTTCAGAGCATCCAGCCCTGTCCAGGTTGTGCGCTCACCTGGCACGTATTGCTGACGTTCGGGCGGCGGCTGCGTTGTTGGAGTGGGATCAGGAGACGTACATGCCTTCAGGAGCTACAGGCGTTCGTGCCGAACAGCTCAGCACGTTACACCGGCTGGCGCACGAATGGTTCATCTCGGAAGAGACCGGAGTATTGCTGGAAGCCGCAGCCGCCGCAGTGTCCGGATGGCCCCCCGATGATCTGGCTGTTCGCCTGGTTGCCGTTGTCCGTGAAGACTATGATAGAGCGCGGCGGCTTCCGCCCGAGCTGGTAGCGGCCCTGGCTCGCACGGAAACGGAGGCGCGCGAAGCCTGGAAGCAGGCCCGCCAGGAAAATAATTACATGCTTTTTGCGCCCTATCTGGAGCAGCTGCTCAACCTCAACCGCGAAAAGGCAGAAGCACTGGGCTACGAGGCGCATCCGTATGATGCGTTGCTGGAGCAGTACGAGCCAGGCATGACCACCGCCGACGTGCAGCGGCTTTTCGAGCAATTGCGGGCCCACCTGGTACCCCTGGTGCAGGAGCTTGGCGGCCAGTCGCAGCCGGCGCATGCGTTTCTCCATCGTCACGTAGATGCCGAGCGCCAGTGGAAGCTCAACCGCATGTTGCTAGAGGTAGTCGGCTTCGATCTTCAGCGCGGACGCCTGGATGCCTCCGTGCATCCCTTTAGCACCGGCATTGCGATTTCCGACGTGCGGCTGACCACCCGAATCGATCCGCACGACTTCACCAGCGGACTGTTTGCCACGCTCCACGAAGCTGGCCACGGCCTCTACGAGCAGGGCATCGATCCGGCCTTGGAGCGCACGCCCCTGGCTGACGGGGCCTCACTGGGTCTGCATGAGTCGCAGTCCCGTCTCTGGGAAAATTTGATCGGCCGCAGCCTGCCCTTCTGGGAATATTTTTTCCCCCACCTCCAACGGCTGCTGGAAGGCGTCCTGGACGATGTTTCTCTGGAGGCCTTTTACCGCGCTATCAATCGGGTGCAGCCTTCGCTGATTCGCGTCGAGGCCGATGAAGTAACCTACAACCTGCACATTCTGCTGCGCTTTGAGCTAGAGTTAGCCCTTCTGGAAGATAGTCTATCGGTACAGGACTTGCCAGAAGCCTGGAATGACCGCATGCAGTGTTACCTCGGCCTGCGACCGGTAACCTTCCGGGAAGGCGTGTTGCAGGATATTCACTGGTCACAGGGAGCTTTTGGGTATTTTCCGACCTATACATTAGGGAACCTGATGTCTGCCCAGCTTTGGGAAGCCCTGGAGCAAGAGATTGCAGACGTGGCCGTCTACATACGCAGGGGCGACTTTCATCCAGTGCTGGCCTGGCTGCGCCAGCAGATTCATCGCTATGGCCGCGCCTGGAAAGCTCCCGTTTTATTGCAGCAGGCCACAGGTAATCAGCTCAGGGTGGAACCCTGGCTGGCGTACATACGGAAAAAGTATCAGGCGCTGTACCCAACGGCGTCTGTTTCTTGGTCGTAG
- a CDS encoding HPF/RaiA family ribosome-associated protein, translated as METPEIAFEYYSENHELTDALKAKVEQRIQKLAKKHRDITGVSVAVQQVEHSHTPHAYRARVVIYHRPENVVATEVAPTVQEALLSALNSVERQVREQRRKLREAWKRS; from the coding sequence ATGGAGACGCCTGAAATTGCCTTTGAGTATTACAGTGAAAATCATGAATTGACCGATGCGCTGAAGGCTAAGGTGGAGCAGCGCATTCAGAAGCTGGCTAAAAAGCATCGGGACATCACGGGCGTGTCGGTCGCCGTGCAACAGGTTGAGCATAGCCATACTCCCCACGCCTACCGAGCGCGGGTCGTTATCTATCACCGGCCAGAAAACGTGGTGGCTACGGAGGTGGCCCCTACGGTCCAGGAGGCGCTGCTCAGCGCCCTGAACTCGGTGGAGCGTCAGGTGCGCGAGCAGCGACGTAAGCTTCGCGAAGCCTGGAAGCGTTCGTAA
- a CDS encoding metallophosphoesterase family protein, with the protein MVLVHLSDLHFGRLASDAVVEDLLRAVHRQRPDLVVISGDLTQRARRSQFRAARAFLEALPSPVLVVPGNHDVYPWWYPLSRLVRPLARYRRYISATLRPSFVCSEAAVLGLNTAHGATVKGGRLAAEDLVYMQTFFASAPPSAVRILVVHHHLVPLQAVETYDIARGARKALQVAAQVGVEFILCGHLHVAHVEPVVVYPDGHRLVVVSAGTATSSRGRGPHRDKNFYNVMRLARGSVLITEHCYDPSTRRFITFRSHQFTRETLPDKCCCA; encoded by the coding sequence ATGGTACTTGTGCATCTTTCCGACTTGCACTTCGGACGGCTGGCGTCAGATGCCGTCGTCGAGGATCTGTTGCGTGCAGTGCACCGGCAGAGGCCGGATCTGGTAGTGATTAGCGGCGATCTGACGCAGCGTGCCCGCCGCAGTCAATTTCGAGCGGCACGCGCCTTTCTGGAAGCGCTGCCATCTCCTGTACTGGTGGTGCCGGGCAACCATGATGTGTATCCCTGGTGGTATCCGCTTAGCCGATTGGTGCGTCCGCTAGCTCGCTACCGCCGGTATATTTCCGCGACGCTCCGTCCGTCTTTTGTCTGCAGCGAAGCAGCCGTCCTCGGGTTGAATACAGCGCATGGGGCTACGGTTAAAGGCGGGCGCCTTGCGGCCGAAGACTTAGTTTACATGCAGACGTTCTTTGCCAGCGCGCCCCCGTCGGCTGTACGCATCCTGGTTGTGCACCACCATCTGGTGCCATTGCAGGCGGTAGAAACGTACGATATTGCGCGAGGTGCTCGCAAGGCATTGCAGGTGGCTGCTCAGGTCGGGGTCGAATTTATCCTGTGCGGACACCTGCACGTGGCGCATGTAGAGCCGGTCGTGGTGTACCCTGATGGCCATCGTCTGGTTGTTGTAAGCGCCGGTACTGCTACAAGCAGTCGGGGCCGAGGTCCGCATCGAGACAAGAATTTTTATAATGTCATGCGTCTTGCCAGAGGAAGCGTGCTGATTACGGAGCACTGCTACGATCCCTCCACCCGCCGATTCATCACGTTCCGTAGCCATCAATTTACGCGGGAAACGCTACCTGATAAGTGCTGTTGTGCTTAA
- a CDS encoding pyruvate dehydrogenase complex dihydrolipoamide acetyltransferase, producing MAIPVEMPKMSDTMEEGVLVAWLVEEGQRVSAGDVIAQVETDKATMDLEVYDDGVLLKKVVQEGESVPIGGLIAVLGEEGEDISEILARYSGKAEVPAEKGAAEPAQPAAPQAEPARVGDGAPAPTAAAGDGAELRIKASPLARKLAKEYGLDLRTIQGTGPEGRIVRRDIEAALARQRPPAEEVAPAPAAAPAPAPAAAPTPAPELPYEAVPITPMRRTIARRLAQSKFTAPHFYLTVDVDVEKAVAFRQQLNELAEAQGRPRISFNDLITKACALALRQHPEINASYLEQDGEIRRWKEIHIGVAVALEDGLVTPVIRNADQKGLGQIAEETQALAEKARQRKLQPEEMEGATFTTSNLGMYGIEEFTAIINPPNACILAIGAIREVPVVKNGMIVPGKRMRLTLSCDHRIVDGATGARFLKTVQQYLEEPLNLLL from the coding sequence ATGGCGATTCCTGTTGAAATGCCCAAGATGAGCGACACGATGGAAGAGGGGGTATTGGTGGCATGGCTGGTGGAGGAAGGGCAGCGCGTGTCGGCGGGCGACGTGATCGCTCAGGTGGAAACAGACAAGGCGACTATGGACCTGGAGGTCTATGACGATGGGGTTCTGTTGAAAAAAGTGGTACAAGAGGGTGAGTCGGTCCCCATCGGTGGACTCATTGCCGTGCTGGGGGAGGAAGGCGAAGACATTTCGGAGATTCTGGCCCGCTACAGCGGCAAGGCCGAGGTTCCTGCTGAGAAGGGGGCCGCAGAGCCGGCTCAGCCTGCGGCGCCGCAGGCTGAGCCAGCGCGCGTGGGAGACGGAGCCCCTGCGCCGACCGCAGCCGCCGGTGATGGCGCGGAGTTGCGCATCAAGGCTTCGCCGCTGGCGCGTAAGCTGGCCAAAGAGTATGGGCTAGATCTACGCACTATCCAGGGAACGGGACCGGAAGGACGTATTGTGCGCCGCGACATTGAAGCAGCGCTGGCGCGCCAGCGGCCGCCGGCTGAGGAGGTTGCGCCCGCGCCTGCAGCAGCTCCTGCACCGGCGCCTGCTGCTGCGCCTACCCCGGCACCGGAGCTGCCCTATGAAGCTGTACCAATCACGCCTATGCGGCGTACGATTGCGCGGCGGCTGGCACAGAGTAAATTTACCGCGCCGCATTTCTATCTGACGGTTGATGTGGATGTGGAGAAGGCGGTTGCCTTCCGTCAACAGCTTAACGAGCTGGCTGAAGCCCAGGGGCGTCCCAGAATTTCTTTCAATGATCTGATTACGAAAGCCTGCGCCCTGGCCCTGCGTCAGCACCCTGAAATCAATGCTTCGTATCTGGAGCAGGACGGTGAAATCCGTCGCTGGAAGGAAATCCACATCGGGGTTGCCGTGGCCTTAGAGGACGGACTGGTGACGCCGGTCATTCGCAACGCTGACCAGAAGGGCCTGGGCCAGATTGCGGAGGAAACGCAAGCGCTGGCAGAAAAGGCTCGCCAGCGTAAGCTACAACCGGAAGAAATGGAAGGGGCTACCTTTACCACGAGCAATCTGGGGATGTACGGCATTGAAGAGTTCACCGCCATTATTAATCCGCCCAATGCTTGCATTCTGGCAATCGGGGCCATTCGGGAGGTGCCTGTCGTGAAAAATGGCATGATTGTGCCAGGCAAGCGGATGCGGCTGACGTTGTCCTGCGATCACCGCATTGTGGATGGGGCCACCGGAGCGCGCTTTCTCAAGACGGTCCAGCAATACCTGGAGGAACCGCTCAATTTGCTGTTGTAG
- a CDS encoding pyruvate dehydrogenase complex E1 component subunit beta, which translates to MAIMQFREAIRAAMIEEMERDERVFLIGEEVGQYDGAYKVSEGMLKRFGPKRVIDTPISEAGFAGLGIGAALNGLRPIVEFMTFNFSFVAFDQLVNNAAKIRYMSGGQFKIPIVFRGPNGAAGQLAATHSTSTESIYSYFPGLKVVAPSNPDDAKGLLKSAIRDDDPVIFLESELMYSMRAEVNEDPEYLIPLGKARIAREGEDVTIVAHSKSYWIAMEVADRLAEEGYSAEVIDPRTIRPFDFDAVVQSIKKTNRCVIIDESNPFASVSSEVAFQIQQRAFDYLDAPVLRVTAKDTPAPYAKNLIEYYMPSVEAAYEACKKVMYVD; encoded by the coding sequence ATGGCCATTATGCAGTTTCGCGAGGCCATTCGGGCCGCCATGATCGAAGAAATGGAGCGCGACGAGCGCGTTTTTCTCATTGGTGAAGAAGTCGGGCAGTACGATGGAGCCTATAAGGTAAGTGAGGGCATGCTCAAGCGCTTTGGCCCTAAACGAGTGATCGACACACCCATCAGCGAAGCAGGTTTTGCAGGACTGGGCATTGGAGCCGCGCTGAACGGTCTGCGGCCGATTGTGGAGTTCATGACGTTCAACTTTTCTTTTGTGGCGTTTGACCAGCTCGTCAACAATGCGGCTAAAATCCGCTACATGTCGGGAGGACAGTTCAAAATCCCAATAGTCTTTCGCGGACCCAACGGGGCAGCCGGGCAGCTAGCTGCCACGCACAGCACGTCAACGGAATCGATCTATAGCTATTTCCCCGGATTGAAGGTGGTCGCCCCCTCAAACCCGGATGATGCCAAGGGACTGCTGAAATCGGCCATTCGCGACGACGATCCGGTAATCTTCCTGGAGAGCGAGTTGATGTACAGCATGCGGGCTGAGGTGAATGAAGACCCCGAGTATCTGATTCCGCTCGGGAAAGCTCGCATCGCTCGAGAAGGGGAGGATGTAACCATTGTGGCGCACTCGAAAAGCTACTGGATTGCTATGGAGGTGGCCGATCGGCTGGCCGAGGAAGGATACAGCGCCGAAGTGATTGATCCGCGAACGATTCGGCCATTCGACTTCGACGCGGTCGTGCAGTCTATCAAAAAAACAAACCGCTGTGTGATTATTGACGAGAGCAATCCCTTTGCCAGCGTCTCTTCGGAAGTGGCTTTCCAGATTCAGCAACGGGCTTTTGACTACCTGGATGCGCCGGTGCTGCGCGTAACGGCTAAAGATACGCCGGCGCCTTACGCGAAAAACCTGATTGAGTACTATATGCCCAGCGTCGAGGCGGCCTACGAGGCCTGCAAAAAGGTAATGTACGTGGACTGA
- the pdhA gene encoding pyruvate dehydrogenase (acetyl-transferring) E1 component subunit alpha — protein MASKTRKKQQAASVDQAGLADGQVLLQQVPAKAIHFEQTFETYPAGAYTHEELGLSREDLLNIYRNMLLQRRFEERAAQMYGKQKIAGFLHLYIGEEAVSTGAAYSINIGHDSVITAYRDHGIALALGMTADECMAELFGKIDGCSRGKGGSMHFFKAEKKFFGGHGIVGGHVPLGVGIAFAHKYREDGGVCLTFFGDGAMGQGTVHESMNLAALYQLPVVFIIENNQYAMGTAVWRAFANTEFYRYAASYNMPGALVDGMDVFSVIKALRKYVAMAREYQPSVVEIRTYRYRGHSMSDPAKYRTKEELEAKKKEDPIIRLKSYLLQHGLSTNEELDAIDADVKKEVQASVAFAEKSPYPPLESIYEDVYVQPDYPFLS, from the coding sequence ATGGCCAGCAAGACCAGGAAAAAGCAACAGGCGGCTTCAGTAGATCAGGCCGGTCTGGCAGATGGCCAGGTGCTGTTGCAGCAGGTACCCGCCAAGGCTATTCACTTTGAGCAGACGTTCGAGACGTACCCGGCCGGTGCCTACACGCACGAAGAACTTGGGCTGAGCCGGGAAGACCTCTTGAACATTTATCGCAATATGTTGCTGCAGCGGCGTTTTGAGGAGCGGGCCGCGCAGATGTACGGAAAACAGAAAATTGCGGGTTTCCTGCATCTGTACATTGGCGAAGAGGCGGTTTCGACCGGCGCTGCGTATTCGATAAACATTGGCCATGACTCGGTGATCACAGCCTATCGCGATCATGGCATTGCGTTGGCGCTGGGGATGACCGCTGACGAGTGCATGGCGGAATTGTTCGGTAAAATTGACGGGTGCTCGCGGGGCAAGGGCGGATCGATGCACTTTTTTAAGGCGGAAAAGAAGTTTTTCGGAGGGCATGGGATTGTAGGAGGACATGTGCCGCTCGGGGTAGGAATTGCCTTTGCGCACAAGTACCGGGAAGATGGGGGGGTATGCCTGACGTTTTTTGGGGACGGCGCTATGGGGCAGGGGACCGTACATGAGTCCATGAACCTGGCAGCGCTGTACCAACTGCCCGTTGTCTTCATTATTGAGAATAACCAGTACGCGATGGGCACAGCGGTCTGGCGGGCCTTTGCGAACACAGAATTTTACCGCTATGCGGCCAGCTATAACATGCCGGGGGCTCTGGTGGACGGCATGGATGTGTTCAGTGTGATCAAGGCCTTGCGCAAGTATGTAGCCATGGCGCGAGAGTATCAGCCGTCTGTTGTAGAGATTCGCACCTACCGCTACCGCGGGCATTCCATGAGTGACCCGGCCAAGTATCGCACAAAAGAAGAGCTGGAAGCCAAAAAGAAAGAAGATCCAATCATCCGCCTGAAAAGCTATCTCCTGCAGCACGGACTTTCAACAAACGAAGAGCTGGATGCGATTGATGCTGACGTCAAGAAAGAGGTGCAGGCGTCCGTAGCGTTTGCCGAAAAGAGTCCGTATCCTCCCCTGGAGTCGATCTACGAAGACGTTTACGTGCAGCCAGATTATCCATTCCTGAGCTAA
- a CDS encoding polyprenol monophosphomannose synthase produces the protein MVASPTSSATPDTLVVIPTYNEAQNITRLLPQVLALPCQVSVLVVDDASPDGTAERVRALQPQYPNRLFLIERTGKLGLGSAYLTGFRFGLERGYTYLAEMDADLSHDPEDLPRLLDPLRRNEADVVIGSRYIGGVRIINWPLSRLILSYSASLYTRLITCIPVCDVTSGFKCYHRRVLESIDLERIRSNGYSFQIEMKYRAWRKGFRLLEVPIIFTDRQEGSSKMSKAIVWEAAWKVWELRLRDLFGTL, from the coding sequence GTGGTCGCTTCGCCAACGAGCTCAGCTACTCCAGACACACTCGTTGTCATTCCAACCTACAACGAGGCCCAGAACATTACGCGACTGCTCCCCCAGGTGTTGGCTTTGCCCTGCCAGGTTTCCGTCCTGGTTGTGGACGACGCCTCCCCTGATGGAACCGCTGAGCGCGTGCGAGCGCTGCAACCCCAGTACCCAAACCGCCTGTTCCTCATTGAGCGTACGGGCAAGCTAGGCCTGGGATCCGCCTATCTGACTGGCTTCCGCTTCGGGCTGGAACGAGGCTATACCTATCTGGCCGAAATGGATGCCGACCTCTCGCACGATCCAGAAGATCTGCCGCGGCTGCTGGATCCACTGCGTCGCAACGAAGCGGATGTGGTTATCGGTTCTCGCTACATCGGCGGCGTGCGCATCATCAACTGGCCACTCTCGCGGCTGATTCTCTCCTACAGCGCCAGCCTCTATACCCGGCTGATCACCTGCATTCCGGTCTGTGACGTCACCTCAGGATTTAAGTGCTATCACCGACGCGTGCTTGAATCTATCGACCTGGAACGCATCCGATCCAACGGCTATTCTTTCCAGATCGAAATGAAGTACCGGGCCTGGCGCAAGGGATTCCGCCTTCTGGAGGTGCCCATTATCTTTACCGACCGCCAGGAGGGCTCTTCCAAAATGAGCAAAGCCATTGTCTGGGAAGCTGCCTGGAAAGTCTGGGAGCTCCGGCTGCGCGATCTGTTCGGAACCCTTTAA
- a CDS encoding alkaline phosphatase D family protein encodes MPMHCKRALLLGLLLWAIAAAAQEAPVRLPETLPVAELLRAGPMNGHATQREVVIWLQTWAPAQVQLLYREEGMPEDSARITPPYFAGPETDYTVHISIPYLEPGRRYVYDVVLNDTILTLPYQPRFQTQPLWQWRTDPPTFTVAATSCFYVNDPPYDRPGRPYGGDFQILTHLARLQPDVMLWLGDNTYLREADFGSPTMMSYRYAHTRSHPLLQELLATAHHYAIWDDHDYGPNNADRSYVLKGAALRLFQQYWANPSYGLPGTPGVFTQFTWGDVDFFLLDDRFYRSPNDAPDDSTKTMWGEAQLTWLIDALTYSRAPFKIVANGNQILNRYTRFESVAARFPRDYERLLQEIVRRRISGVVFLSGDRHHTELMRYQPEGFYPLYEITTSPLTAGPSNIEENNPLRIEGTLLRERNVVLLTFSGPRTDRVLTITAYDAQGQERWRYTIRARELRPPEP; translated from the coding sequence ATGCCGATGCATTGCAAACGTGCCCTGTTGCTTGGTCTGCTGCTATGGGCTATTGCAGCCGCTGCCCAGGAAGCACCTGTCCGCCTACCCGAAACCCTACCTGTAGCGGAGCTGCTGCGTGCGGGTCCAATGAACGGCCATGCGACCCAGCGTGAAGTGGTAATCTGGCTGCAAACCTGGGCCCCGGCCCAGGTGCAACTGCTCTACCGCGAGGAGGGGATGCCAGAAGACAGCGCACGCATCACGCCTCCTTACTTTGCTGGACCGGAAACAGACTACACCGTCCATATCTCTATTCCTTATCTGGAGCCGGGCCGCCGTTACGTCTATGACGTGGTGCTCAACGACACGATCCTGACGCTTCCCTACCAGCCGCGTTTCCAGACGCAGCCACTCTGGCAGTGGCGCACCGATCCCCCCACCTTTACGGTGGCCGCAACTTCTTGCTTTTACGTAAACGATCCGCCTTACGATCGGCCCGGTCGTCCCTATGGAGGCGATTTCCAGATTCTCACGCACCTGGCCCGCCTGCAGCCCGACGTCATGCTCTGGCTGGGCGACAACACCTACCTGCGCGAAGCCGACTTTGGCAGCCCGACCATGATGTCTTACCGCTACGCCCACACCCGCAGCCATCCTCTACTGCAGGAACTGCTGGCTACCGCGCACCACTACGCCATCTGGGACGACCACGACTACGGTCCGAACAACGCCGACCGTAGCTACGTCTTAAAAGGCGCTGCCCTGCGTCTTTTCCAGCAGTACTGGGCTAACCCGTCTTATGGACTGCCCGGCACGCCAGGTGTCTTTACCCAGTTTACCTGGGGCGACGTAGACTTTTTCCTCCTGGACGATCGCTTCTATCGAAGCCCCAACGACGCTCCCGATGATTCCACCAAAACCATGTGGGGCGAAGCCCAACTGACCTGGCTCATTGATGCCCTCACCTATAGCCGCGCACCCTTCAAGATCGTCGCCAATGGCAACCAGATTCTCAACCGCTACACGCGTTTTGAGTCGGTGGCAGCCCGCTTCCCCCGCGATTATGAGCGACTACTCCAAGAAATCGTGCGCCGGCGCATTTCAGGCGTAGTATTCCTAAGCGGCGACCGCCATCATACCGAGCTGATGCGTTACCAACCGGAAGGCTTCTATCCCCTTTACGAAATTACCACTTCCCCGCTGACCGCGGGCCCTTCCAACATAGAAGAAAACAATCCCCTCCGCATTGAAGGAACCCTGCTGCGCGAGCGGAACGTCGTCCTGCTCACCTTTTCTGGCCCCCGCACCGATCGGGTGTTAACCATTACCGCCTATGACGCGCAGGGACAGGAACGCTGGCGCTATACCATCCGCGCCCGTGAACTACGCCCCCCGGAACCGTGA
- the icd gene encoding NADP-dependent isocitrate dehydrogenase, with protein MAQPVSAEVPAFEHLTPPAEGARILKRPDGTLDVPDQPIIPFIEGDGTGPDIWRAAKQVFDAAVAKAYGGRRKIVWFEVFAGEKAYRQLGTWLPEDTLKAIDYYLVAIKGPLTTPVGGGIRSLNVALRQQLDLYACVRPVRYFPGVPSPVKHPELVDMVIFRENSEDVYAGIEFPAGSPEAQKLIRFLQEELGVQKIRFPETSGIGIKPISRDATRRLVRAAIRYAISRGRKSVTLVHKGNIMKFTEGAFREWGYELAREEFGARPLDGGPWHILEHEGREIVIKDVIADAFLQQILTRPAEYDVIATMNLNGDYVSDALAAQVGGIGIAPGANINYETGHAVFEATHGTAPKYAGQDKVNPSSVILSGEMMLRYMGWHEAADLIIRGIERTIAQKRVTYDFHRLMEGATLLRTSEFGQAIVENMD; from the coding sequence ATGGCCCAACCGGTATCTGCAGAAGTCCCTGCTTTTGAGCATCTGACTCCCCCGGCAGAAGGGGCGCGTATCCTGAAGCGTCCTGATGGCACCCTGGACGTTCCGGACCAACCGATCATCCCCTTCATTGAAGGGGACGGCACAGGGCCCGACATCTGGCGAGCGGCCAAACAGGTCTTTGATGCCGCCGTGGCGAAGGCGTACGGGGGCCGCCGCAAGATTGTCTGGTTTGAAGTCTTTGCCGGCGAAAAGGCCTACCGTCAGCTCGGTACCTGGCTACCAGAAGATACGCTGAAAGCTATCGACTATTACCTCGTTGCAATCAAGGGGCCGCTGACCACGCCGGTAGGCGGAGGCATTCGCTCGCTGAATGTGGCGCTCCGCCAGCAACTCGACCTATACGCCTGCGTGCGCCCGGTGCGTTACTTTCCAGGCGTTCCTTCGCCCGTTAAGCATCCGGAGCTCGTCGACATGGTCATCTTCCGAGAAAACTCGGAAGACGTGTATGCGGGGATTGAATTCCCGGCGGGCTCTCCTGAAGCGCAAAAGCTCATCCGTTTCTTACAGGAAGAACTGGGGGTTCAAAAGATTCGTTTTCCGGAAACCAGTGGCATCGGAATCAAGCCGATTTCCCGGGATGCCACGCGCCGGCTGGTGCGCGCTGCGATTCGTTACGCTATTAGCCGCGGTCGCAAAAGCGTCACGCTTGTGCACAAGGGCAACATCATGAAGTTCACGGAAGGGGCCTTTCGCGAATGGGGCTATGAACTAGCGCGAGAGGAATTCGGAGCCCGTCCGCTTGATGGGGGCCCCTGGCATATCCTTGAGCACGAAGGGCGCGAGATCGTTATCAAAGATGTCATTGCCGATGCGTTTCTGCAGCAGATTCTAACGCGTCCGGCTGAATACGACGTGATTGCCACCATGAACCTGAACGGGGACTACGTCTCGGATGCGCTGGCAGCTCAGGTAGGTGGCATTGGCATTGCGCCGGGTGCCAACATCAATTATGAGACCGGTCACGCGGTCTTTGAAGCCACACATGGCACCGCGCCCAAATATGCGGGGCAGGACAAAGTGAACCCCAGTTCGGTGATCCTGTCGGGTGAAATGATGTTGCGCTACATGGGATGGCATGAAGCAGCAGACCTGATCATTCGTGGAATAGAGCGGACAATCGCGCAGAAACGGGTCACCTACGACTTTCATCGCCTTATGGAAGGCGCTACCCTGCTCCGAACGAGTGAGTTCGGGCAGGCCATCGTGGAAAACATGGATTGA